In Ruminococcaceae bacterium BL-6, a genomic segment contains:
- a CDS encoding Citrate transporter, with protein sequence MSASLGIVSLIALIVAIAVGCIWKSNVGIASIGLAVIISLIYGVKEKVIIDGFSGSLFVTMAGVTYLFGMLIQNGTLDKIAKMFVSVSVNRSVWFIPVVIYCLGFILSAIGPGSIPNLAIIPVLAVPIAFSAGYNPLMLALIGEAGCFGGRLTPITPEGLLVMNLLAKQKVSDNLFPIWLCMFVSSLVLAALAYVYYKGWKIEKVEKQETNLQQEKIRFNRSQVISLIGVVIMIVCSLVLKRNVGLVSFLVGTVILLFGVADENVSIKKVPWGVLLDVLGVGMLMNIIVESGGIDTLTTALSSVMNSATASAIMGLTGGIMSFFSSGLGVVFPTLVPTVSGIAAHLNGAVSPIELAAAAVIGGTMTGVCPISTAGALAMGALSTQPGSEKKYDINKVFVEYWVWAFVALVIVFVLGVTGVYRLICA encoded by the coding sequence ATGTCAGCAAGTTTAGGCATCGTATCCTTAATCGCGCTTATCGTGGCGATTGCAGTCGGCTGTATCTGGAAAAGCAACGTGGGGATCGCTTCCATCGGCCTTGCCGTGATCATCAGCCTGATCTACGGGGTCAAGGAAAAGGTCATTATCGATGGGTTCAGCGGCTCCCTGTTCGTCACGATGGCGGGCGTTACATACCTTTTCGGCATGCTGATCCAGAACGGGACGCTGGATAAGATCGCAAAGATGTTTGTTTCGGTCTCCGTCAACCGCTCCGTCTGGTTCATCCCCGTCGTCATCTACTGTCTCGGCTTTATTCTGTCCGCAATCGGGCCGGGCTCCATCCCGAACCTGGCGATCATCCCCGTGCTGGCCGTGCCGATCGCGTTTTCGGCGGGCTACAATCCGCTCATGCTCGCGCTGATCGGGGAAGCCGGATGCTTCGGCGGCAGGCTGACGCCGATCACGCCGGAAGGCCTTTTGGTGATGAACCTGCTGGCAAAGCAGAAGGTCAGCGACAACCTGTTCCCCATCTGGCTCTGCATGTTCGTTTCTTCCCTGGTTCTCGCCGCCCTCGCCTATGTTTATTATAAGGGCTGGAAAATCGAGAAGGTCGAAAAGCAGGAAACAAATCTGCAGCAGGAAAAAATCCGGTTCAACAGGAGCCAGGTGATTTCCCTGATCGGAGTAGTCATCATGATCGTCTGCAGCCTCGTTCTCAAAAGGAACGTCGGCCTGGTTTCGTTCCTCGTAGGTACGGTCATTCTGCTCTTCGGCGTCGCGGATGAGAACGTGAGCATCAAAAAAGTCCCGTGGGGCGTGCTGCTGGACGTTCTGGGGGTCGGCATGCTGATGAATATCATCGTGGAGTCGGGGGGAATCGACACCCTTACCACCGCGCTGAGCTCCGTCATGAACTCGGCCACCGCCAGTGCAATCATGGGCCTGACGGGAGGCATCATGTCGTTCTTCAGTTCGGGCCTCGGCGTCGTATTCCCGACGCTGGTTCCTACCGTCAGCGGGATTGCCGCTCACTTAAACGGCGCCGTTTCCCCGATTGAACTGGCGGCCGCAGCCGTCATCGGCGGAACCATGACGGGCGTATGCCCGATCTCCACCGCCGGCGCGCTGGCGATGGGGGCGCTTTCCACTCAGCCGGGTTCGGAGAAAAAATACGACATCAACAAGGTTTTCGTCGAATACTGGGTCTGGGCTTTCGTCGCCCTCGTCATCGTGTTTGTGCTCGGAGTCACCGGCGTTTACCGCCTGATCTGCGCCTGA
- a CDS encoding Lactonase family protein: MSFAYVGCRTTKERNARGKGLKVYRVDHKTIEWQEIQLVENIENPSYQCFDRSGNFLYTVHGDKEFVSAYRIDRATGKLKFLNSAKAGGKNPVFLSVDKTNRYCFVATLQGGKVSTLVRNDDGSLSDPIHEAVIPGNGEGAVSLPHQCIPDRSQSFLFVPAQGRATGFGQTNVFRIEADGSLTLTCRVASRKLDEPRHVAIHGNNHYVYQVNEKGNNVTFSYFDEKTGTLEPKQILPSLPDTYTGEGQASEIILHPNNRFVYCSNRIHDSIATYSVNPFTGYLHCVGFTETLGKTPRFLTTDPAGKLLYAANEDSDTIVAFRIDPETGIPRYAGRTLQTESPVCILFSE; the protein is encoded by the coding sequence ATGAGTTTCGCATATGTCGGCTGCCGGACGACAAAGGAAAGGAACGCGCGGGGGAAAGGGCTGAAGGTATACCGCGTCGACCACAAAACGATCGAGTGGCAGGAAATCCAGCTGGTCGAAAATATCGAAAACCCGTCCTACCAGTGTTTCGACCGGAGCGGGAATTTCCTGTATACAGTGCACGGGGACAAGGAATTTGTCAGCGCCTATCGGATCGACCGGGCGACCGGAAAGCTGAAGTTCCTGAACTCCGCCAAGGCGGGCGGGAAAAACCCCGTCTTCCTTTCGGTGGACAAGACGAACCGCTACTGCTTTGTCGCTACCCTGCAGGGAGGAAAAGTTTCCACCCTTGTGAGGAACGACGACGGAAGCCTCTCCGACCCCATTCACGAAGCGGTCATCCCGGGGAACGGCGAAGGGGCCGTCTCTCTTCCCCATCAGTGCATTCCGGACCGGAGCCAATCCTTCCTTTTCGTTCCCGCCCAGGGCCGCGCCACCGGATTCGGCCAGACGAATGTTTTCCGGATCGAAGCGGACGGATCCCTCACGCTGACATGCCGGGTCGCTTCCCGCAAGCTTGACGAGCCGCGCCATGTCGCGATCCATGGAAACAACCACTATGTCTATCAGGTCAACGAAAAGGGAAACAACGTGACCTTCAGCTATTTTGACGAGAAAACAGGCACCCTCGAACCCAAACAGATTCTCCCCTCCCTGCCCGACACCTACACCGGGGAAGGCCAGGCCAGCGAGATCATCCTGCACCCGAACAACCGGTTCGTATATTGTTCCAACCGCATCCACGACAGCATTGCGACCTACTCCGTTAATCCGTTCACGGGGTATCTGCACTGCGTGGGATTCACCGAAACGCTCGGCAAGACGCCGCGTTTCCTCACGACGGACCCCGCCGGAAAACTCCTCTATGCTGCGAACGAGGACAGCGATACGATCGTTGCTTTCCGAATTGATCCGGAAACGGGTATCCCGCGTTATGCGGGACGCACGCTCCAAACGGAAAGCCCGGTCTGTATTCTCTTTTCCGAATAA
- a CDS encoding 3-isopropylmalate dehydrogenase, with the protein MNYKIGLLYGDGIGPEITQATEKLMKAAIKKHGIEMEFPVFPMGWEGIKKYGDPVPEITKSGLKNCDGWVFAPHDSASYPPEYFKKTNPSGTMRHDFNLYSNVRPAKTYPGVKSHVGEADVVVFRENSEGALPDRNMFKGYGEFMPTPDVVVLNSVFTRKAAERIAHEAFKMAMRRNRHVTIVHKANVLQMAYGMFRSTCYEVGKNYYPEVKVDDYHIDAMTAHMVRRLKDFDVIVTTNLFGDILSDLAGELTGSLGLAPSINTNETQCMAQAAHGSAPDIAGKNRANPVGLMLSAVMLFHWLGDHHDDPKLSEAGNSMQDAIIKGMEAGILTPDMGGTATTTGFTDAVIKEI; encoded by the coding sequence ATGAATTACAAAATTGGATTGCTCTACGGAGATGGAATTGGGCCGGAGATTACGCAGGCCACTGAAAAATTAATGAAAGCGGCAATAAAAAAGCATGGGATCGAAATGGAATTCCCGGTATTTCCAATGGGTTGGGAAGGGATCAAGAAATATGGGGACCCGGTTCCCGAAATTACGAAGAGCGGGTTGAAGAACTGTGACGGCTGGGTTTTCGCGCCGCACGATTCGGCCTCTTATCCGCCCGAATATTTTAAGAAAACGAATCCCAGCGGCACCATGAGGCATGATTTCAACCTATATTCAAACGTCCGCCCGGCCAAAACATACCCCGGCGTAAAAAGCCATGTGGGCGAGGCGGATGTGGTGGTGTTTCGGGAAAACTCGGAAGGCGCTCTTCCCGACCGGAACATGTTCAAAGGTTACGGCGAGTTTATGCCGACGCCGGATGTGGTTGTTTTAAATTCCGTTTTTACCAGAAAAGCTGCGGAAAGAATTGCCCATGAAGCATTCAAAATGGCCATGCGGAGAAACAGGCACGTTACGATCGTCCACAAGGCGAATGTCCTTCAGATGGCTTACGGGATGTTTAGAAGCACATGCTACGAAGTGGGGAAAAATTATTATCCGGAAGTAAAAGTGGACGACTATCATATCGATGCGATGACTGCACATATGGTGAGAAGGCTGAAAGATTTTGACGTGATCGTCACCACGAACCTGTTCGGGGACATTCTCTCCGATCTGGCGGGGGAACTGACGGGAAGTCTGGGCTTGGCGCCGTCGATCAATACGAACGAAACCCAGTGCATGGCTCAGGCCGCACATGGCTCCGCGCCAGATATCGCGGGGAAAAACAGGGCCAATCCCGTCGGATTGATGCTTTCGGCAGTGATGCTGTTTCACTGGCTGGGCGACCATCATGATGATCCGAAATTGTCTGAGGCCGGAAACAGCATGCAGGATGCCATCATAAAAGGAATGGAAGCAGGAATTCTTACGCCGGATATGGGAGGAACGGCGACGACGACAGGCTTTACCGATGCTGTGATCAAAGAAATATAA
- a CDS encoding conserved protein of unknown function (Evidence 4 : Unknown function but conserved in other organisms) — MEEDEMMTKVTKCILLDDHRLELYWDGGVQGSDDVENVSVSVGGNERHLHVWKEPEEWDKGCVYEKEKRRTTLYVEECLYPYETDRLSISFSGRVTGEDGGPVEKSVRCAPEYLPFYQKYTKSKCGIVIKSSADVSDEAHTIAAEAADHMLSRLPEIAAVMRHFHAEVAIYGLDETAFDIPEHRIGYRILLRPAEGFGGVTDQPVTSVSERNLLRIVEGPHATHYPNECIMAHEFGHAIHLIGINYCSDQTKAKEFLHTYENARRLGRWPKTYAISNYAEYFATLTAIWFNAMSESPDGTWDGVRGPINKRDELKEYDPEAYAFFESIYPQDNFSGRWAETPHFFNPDGSRMRHI; from the coding sequence TTGGAAGAGGATGAAATGATGACGAAGGTAACCAAATGCATCCTGCTGGATGACCATCGGCTGGAGCTGTACTGGGATGGCGGCGTCCAAGGCTCCGACGACGTGGAGAATGTGTCCGTTTCGGTCGGGGGAAACGAAAGGCATCTCCATGTATGGAAGGAGCCGGAGGAATGGGACAAAGGCTGTGTGTATGAGAAAGAAAAGCGGAGGACGACCCTTTATGTGGAAGAATGCCTTTACCCTTATGAGACGGATCGGTTGTCGATCTCTTTTTCCGGCCGGGTGACAGGGGAGGACGGCGGCCCGGTGGAAAAGTCTGTCCGCTGCGCCCCTGAGTATCTTCCTTTTTATCAAAAATACACCAAATCCAAATGCGGGATCGTCATCAAATCCAGCGCCGATGTTTCGGACGAGGCGCACACAATCGCCGCGGAGGCGGCCGACCATATGCTCAGCCGCCTTCCGGAAATCGCCGCCGTCATGCGGCATTTTCATGCGGAAGTGGCGATTTACGGTTTGGATGAGACCGCCTTCGACATTCCGGAGCATCGTATCGGCTATCGCATCCTGCTCCGCCCGGCGGAAGGGTTCGGCGGAGTGACCGATCAGCCTGTCACTTCGGTTTCAGAGCGTAATCTTTTGCGCATTGTTGAAGGTCCGCATGCAACGCACTACCCGAACGAATGCATCATGGCGCACGAATTCGGGCACGCCATCCACCTGATCGGAATCAATTACTGCAGCGATCAGACAAAGGCAAAAGAATTTTTACATACTTACGAAAATGCGCGCCGTTTGGGACGGTGGCCCAAAACCTATGCCATCAGCAATTATGCGGAGTATTTCGCCACTCTGACGGCCATTTGGTTCAATGCGATGTCGGAAAGCCCCGACGGCACATGGGACGGTGTCCGCGGCCCGATCAACAAACGGGACGAATTGAAGGAATACGATCCGGAAGCGTATGCTTTTTTTGAAAGCATTTATCCGCAGGATAACTTTTCGGGCAGATGGGCCGAAACGCCGCACTTTTTCAACCCGGACGGTTCGCGTATGAGGCATATATAA
- a CDS encoding Tnp_DDE_dom domain-containing protein, with the protein MMGNLLAVVVHAANIHDTKSGIEPAKLAFKRYSSIQRFCADAGYRGTFVLDVDKALGLGVDISEKIKPHQWEKLLWRWVVERTFSWLNNSRRLSKDYEITTGFC; encoded by the coding sequence GTGATGGGAAATCTGCTTGCAGTCGTCGTCCATGCGGCGAATATTCATGACACGAAGTCGGGCATTGAACCGGCAAAACTTGCTTTTAAGCGCTACTCATCCATCCAAAGATTCTGCGCTGACGCGGGATATCGCGGTACTTTTGTTCTTGATGTGGATAAGGCCCTTGGCCTTGGCGTGGACATTTCGGAAAAAATCAAACCGCACCAGTGGGAAAAGCTTCTCTGGCGTTGGGTGGTTGAGCGTACCTTTAGTTGGCTGAATAACTCCCGTCGTCTCAGCAAGGATTATGAAATTACTACCGGATTCTGCTGA
- a CDS encoding transposase produces the protein MKKDEKRRQGYPSDLTDKQWAEIEPLYSGLREYKWSKRELTDAVLYFVKTGCQWRHLPHDFPPYSTVHSFYRRARISGLWNRILQHMVVKTREDAGRKAEPSYGIIDSQSVKTVAASEKRGIDGGKKRKDASGTSS, from the coding sequence ATGAAAAAAGATGAAAAGCGAAGGCAGGGATACCCAAGCGACCTGACCGACAAACAATGGGCAGAGATAGAACCACTATATTCTGGGTTAAGAGAATATAAGTGGTCAAAACGCGAGTTGACGGATGCCGTTTTGTATTTTGTCAAAACAGGCTGTCAATGGCGTCATTTACCGCATGACTTTCCACCCTATTCAACAGTACACAGTTTCTATCGGCGCGCTCGGATCAGCGGCCTTTGGAATAGAATATTGCAACATATGGTGGTAAAGACGCGTGAAGATGCGGGCCGAAAAGCAGAACCGAGCTATGGAATTATCGACTCTCAAAGTGTCAAGACTGTAGCCGCAAGCGAGAAACGCGGTATTGACGGAGGGAAAAAACGAAAGGACGCAAGCGGCACATCGTCGTAG
- a CDS encoding Oligopeptide ABC transporter, periplasmic oligopeptide-binding protein oppA (TC 3.A.1.5.1): protein MKKGRIFVSLLMSLVIVGSSLTGCTYKGGTPAATGTADAGSGGKQVLRFVYSVDIPNFDPQLANSMVNQTVGTTIIEGLVRLREGKIVPGAAEKWDVSEDGKTYTFHLRDSKWSDGQPVTANDFEYAIKRLCDPKTAAPYAYASFYIQNAEEINSGKIKDLNQLGVKALDDKTLEIKLKAPGKYILSVLAGTNFAPVRKDIIEKYGKDFAAAPDKMVYNGAFTMTNWTRQKEVDLAKNPNYWDAGNVKLDEVNILQVDNGQTMVNMYESGDTDMLDLVSAAYDKYKKDSKQNVLYYDTGSVEYMLFNAKSSNPLVTNINFRKAIACGFDRAEYVKLSSKDLNLPAERLILPDISGVNDKFNKEHPLHYYPAKADVTKAKDYLAKAMQELNISDPSKVSFKLLINDAYKTYGEAIQAILKQNLGITVKLDIAPYADQIDRCLKLNYDVACQGWNPDYDDPMTYLDLWVTGGTQNMAGTSNPEYDKLIQEAKSTADQKTRGDLMAQAEKMLLDDSYVMPYDIGRGAYVVKPGVKDMYRYFVGANPDFVYTSVNGK, encoded by the coding sequence ATGAAAAAAGGGCGGATTTTTGTCTCTCTGCTGATGTCACTCGTGATCGTCGGAAGCTCGCTCACAGGGTGCACCTACAAAGGGGGGACGCCGGCAGCTACGGGGACCGCGGATGCGGGGAGCGGAGGAAAGCAGGTATTAAGGTTTGTTTATAGCGTGGATATCCCGAACTTCGACCCTCAGCTTGCAAATTCAATGGTGAATCAGACGGTTGGAACAACGATAATAGAAGGCCTGGTGAGGCTCCGCGAGGGCAAAATCGTGCCCGGGGCCGCGGAAAAATGGGATGTTTCGGAAGACGGAAAAACCTATACGTTCCATCTCAGGGACTCAAAATGGAGCGACGGGCAGCCCGTCACCGCCAATGATTTCGAATACGCGATCAAAAGGCTGTGCGACCCTAAAACCGCCGCGCCTTATGCATACGCATCTTTTTATATCCAAAACGCCGAGGAAATCAATTCGGGCAAAATCAAGGACCTAAACCAGCTCGGCGTGAAAGCGCTTGACGACAAGACGCTCGAAATCAAGCTGAAGGCTCCCGGGAAGTATATCCTCAGCGTATTGGCAGGCACAAACTTCGCCCCCGTAAGAAAGGACATCATTGAAAAATACGGCAAGGATTTCGCGGCGGCGCCTGATAAGATGGTTTACAACGGGGCTTTTACGATGACGAACTGGACGCGCCAGAAGGAAGTCGACCTCGCGAAAAATCCGAACTACTGGGATGCGGGAAACGTAAAGCTTGACGAAGTCAATATCCTTCAGGTAGATAACGGACAGACCATGGTCAACATGTATGAAAGCGGCGACACCGATATGCTCGACCTGGTCAGCGCTGCATACGACAAATATAAAAAGGATTCAAAGCAGAATGTCTTGTATTACGATACCGGCTCGGTCGAATATATGTTGTTCAACGCGAAATCGAGCAATCCCCTGGTGACAAATATAAATTTCAGAAAAGCCATCGCCTGCGGATTCGATCGGGCGGAATATGTGAAGCTGAGCAGCAAAGACTTGAATCTGCCCGCGGAAAGGCTGATCCTGCCCGATATTTCCGGCGTAAACGACAAATTCAACAAGGAGCACCCGCTTCATTATTATCCCGCCAAGGCGGACGTGACAAAGGCGAAGGATTATCTTGCAAAAGCGATGCAGGAGCTCAATATCTCCGATCCTTCAAAAGTATCGTTCAAACTCCTGATCAACGACGCATACAAAACCTATGGGGAAGCGATACAGGCCATACTGAAGCAGAACCTCGGGATCACTGTGAAATTGGATATAGCGCCCTATGCGGACCAAATAGACAGATGCCTGAAACTAAATTATGACGTCGCCTGCCAGGGATGGAACCCGGATTACGACGACCCCATGACATATCTCGACCTTTGGGTGACGGGCGGAACCCAAAATATGGCGGGCACCAGCAACCCGGAATATGATAAGCTGATCCAGGAGGCAAAATCCACAGCGGATCAAAAGACCCGCGGAGACCTGATGGCGCAGGCGGAAAAGATGCTCCTCGATGATTCCTACGTTATGCCGTATGATATAGGAAGGGGAGCATATGTCGTAAAGCCCGGGGTAAAAGATATGTACCGGTATTTCGTAGGGGCAAACCCGGACTTCGTATATACATCTGTCAACGGAAAATAA
- a CDS encoding transposase, with translation MKKDEKRRQGYPSDLTDKQWAEIEPLYSGLREYKWSKRELTDAVLYFVKTGCQWRHLPHDFPPYSTVHSFYRRARISGLWNRILQHMVVKTREDAGRKAEPSYGIIDSQSVKTVAASEKRGIDGGKKRKDASGTSS, from the coding sequence ATGAAAAAAGATGAAAAGCGAAGGCAGGGATACCCAAGCGACCTGACCGACAAGCAATGGGCAGAGATAGAACCACTATATTCTGGGTTAAGAGAATATAAGTGGTCAAAACGCGAGTTGACGGATGCCGTTTTGTATTTTGTCAAAACAGGCTGTCAATGGCGTCATTTACCGCATGACTTTCCACCCTATTCAACAGTACACAGTTTCTATCGGCGCGCTCGGATCAGCGGCCTTTGGAATAGAATATTGCAACATATGGTGGTAAAGACGCGTGAAGATGCGGGCCGAAAAGCAGAACCGAGCTATGGAATTATCGACTCTCAAAGTGTCAAGACTGTAGCCGCAAGCGAGAAACGCGGTATTGACGGAGGGAAAAAACGAAAGGACGCAAGCGGCACATCGTCGTAG
- a CDS encoding protein of unknown function (Evidence 5 : Unknown function): protein MQHIGGNRVWICRPENQSFERVGVKDGSNGNGAWPPDSGPVCKSGQKQGNDEQHREAQPDLLAERVEKIQTK, encoded by the coding sequence ATGCAACATATTGGTGGAAATCGCGTATGGATTTGTCGACCCGAGAATCAGAGCTTCGAGAGGGTAGGTGTGAAAGATGGAAGTAATGGAAATGGAGCGTGGCCCCCGGATTCAGGACCAGTTTGTAAGAGTGGGCAAAAACAGGGAAATGATGAACAGCATCGCGAGGCCCAGCCTGACCTTCTCGCAGAACGTGTGGAGAAAATTCAAACAAAATAA
- a CDS encoding Diguanylate cyclase, translated as MEVMEMERGPRIQDQFVRVGKNREMMNSIARPSLTFSQNVWRKFKQNKSALFCCVVVIAIALMSILAPKMVPYDPNAADPLSITQSFSAQHWFGTDDFGRDLWARTWLGTRISLLIGFSVGVISKLLGAAIGGLSGYIGGKLDTVIMGVINILYAIPQLIIVILITVVMGKSIPTLIFAMVFYEWMGMARIVRGQVLVLKESEFVTASRLLGAKSKRVIMKDLIPNTMSLIIVNIIMAVPAAIFMEAFMSFIGLGVKPPDTSLGQLANTGAAVVT; from the coding sequence ATGGAAGTAATGGAAATGGAGCGTGGCCCCCGGATTCAGGACCAGTTTGTAAGAGTGGGCAAAAACAGGGAAATGATGAACAGCATCGCGAGGCCCAGCCTGACCTTCTCGCAGAACGTGTGGAGAAAATTCAAACAAAATAAAAGCGCGCTGTTTTGCTGCGTCGTGGTAATCGCCATCGCATTGATGTCCATATTGGCTCCCAAAATGGTCCCATATGATCCGAACGCCGCAGACCCTCTGTCCATCACCCAATCCTTTTCCGCGCAGCACTGGTTTGGAACCGACGATTTTGGAAGGGATCTGTGGGCAAGGACGTGGCTCGGCACAAGGATATCCCTGCTGATCGGCTTTTCGGTCGGCGTCATTTCAAAACTGCTCGGCGCCGCAATCGGCGGGCTGTCGGGTTATATCGGGGGAAAGCTCGATACGGTCATTATGGGCGTCATCAATATCCTGTACGCCATACCGCAGCTGATCATCGTCATACTGATTACGGTCGTCATGGGAAAGAGCATCCCCACCCTCATCTTTGCGATGGTATTTTACGAATGGATGGGCATGGCTCGTATCGTAAGAGGTCAGGTTCTGGTTCTGAAAGAGAGCGAATTCGTGACCGCCTCAAGGCTTCTTGGAGCAAAAAGCAAAAGGGTCATCATGAAAGACCTGATCCCGAATACAATGAGCCTGATCATCGTCAATATCATCATGGCTGTGCCCGCAGCCATTTTTATGGAAGCGTTCATGAGCTTCATCGGCTTGGGAGTCAAGCCGCCGGATACCAGCCTGGGCCAGCTGGCCAATACAGGCGCGGCCGTCGTCACTTAG
- a CDS encoding Tnp_DDE_dom domain-containing protein, whose product MMGNLLAVVVHAANIHDTKSGIEPAKLAFKRYSSIQRFCADAGYRGTFVLDVDKALGLGVDISEKIKPHQWEKLPWRWVVERTFSWLNNSRRLSKDYEITTDSAETIVKISHFHTLLKRL is encoded by the coding sequence GTGATGGGAAATCTGCTTGCAGTCGTCGTCCATGCGGCGAATATTCATGACACGAAGTCGGGCATTGAACCGGCAAAACTTGCTTTTAAGCGCTACTCATCCATCCAAAGATTCTGCGCTGACGCGGGATATCGCGGTACTTTTGTTCTTGATGTGGATAAGGCCCTTGGCCTTGGCGTGGACATTTCGGAAAAAATCAAACCGCACCAGTGGGAAAAGCTTCCCTGGCGTTGGGTGGTTGAGCGTACCTTTAGTTGGCTGAATAACTCCCGTCGTCTCAGCAAGGATTATGAAATTACTACCGATTCTGCTGAAACTATCGTTAAAATCTCTCACTTTCATACACTGCTTAAACGCTTGTGA
- a CDS encoding protein of unknown function (Evidence 5 : Unknown function), with translation MNTTSYYPWELIVPTILIAVLMISLNTIGRALNDALDPREGY, from the coding sequence GTGAATACAACTTCTTATTATCCGTGGGAGCTCATCGTCCCGACCATATTGATCGCGGTATTGATGATATCTCTGAATACGATCGGCAGGGCTTTGAACGACGCTTTGGATCCGAGAGAAGGCTATTAG
- the oppD gene encoding oligopeptide ABC transporter (ATP-binding protein) (Evidence 2a : Function from experimental evidences in other organisms; PubMedId : 1901616, 11401703, 19202088, 22720735; Product type t : transporter), translating into MSKLLEVEDLEVSFKTYAGEVQAVRDVSFYVDRGESIAVVGESGCGKSVTMQSILGLLSVPPAIVKKGSIKFDGKDITKLNDRQMEALRGPEMSIIFQDPMTSLNPTMVVGEQISDGIVRHQKINKKEAFQKAIDMLSLVGIPNPERRARQYPHEFSGGMRQRVMIAIALACNPKLLIADEPTTALDVTIQAQILDLMRDIQKKFGTSIVMITHNLGVVANIAERVLVMYAGKIIESASVNDIFYSPQHPYTVALLKSFPNLNTHRGEKLTSIEGTPPDLIAPPPGCAFAPRCEYAMKACESFVPEAFELGSHHECSCWLLHKDVPEDLKPSWMRRADR; encoded by the coding sequence ATGAGCAAGCTGCTTGAAGTAGAAGACCTTGAGGTCTCTTTTAAAACTTATGCGGGCGAGGTGCAGGCGGTAAGAGACGTTTCGTTTTATGTCGACCGGGGGGAAAGCATTGCGGTCGTAGGAGAATCAGGATGCGGAAAAAGCGTCACGATGCAGAGCATTTTGGGCCTTTTATCCGTTCCACCCGCAATCGTAAAAAAAGGATCGATCAAGTTTGACGGGAAAGATATCACAAAGCTGAACGACAGGCAGATGGAAGCCCTGCGCGGCCCGGAAATGAGCATTATTTTTCAGGATCCCATGACTTCCCTCAATCCCACCATGGTGGTAGGGGAACAGATCTCCGACGGTATCGTAAGACATCAGAAAATCAACAAAAAGGAAGCTTTTCAAAAGGCGATCGATATGCTCAGTCTGGTCGGGATCCCGAATCCGGAAAGGAGGGCCAGGCAATATCCCCATGAATTCAGCGGCGGGATGAGGCAAAGGGTGATGATCGCCATTGCGCTTGCGTGCAACCCGAAACTCCTGATCGCCGATGAACCCACCACGGCCCTTGATGTTACCATACAGGCCCAGATCCTGGATCTCATGCGCGACATACAAAAAAAGTTCGGCACTTCCATTGTGATGATCACGCATAATCTGGGAGTTGTCGCAAACATAGCGGAAAGAGTGCTTGTCATGTATGCAGGTAAAATAATCGAATCGGCCAGCGTCAATGATATCTTTTATTCGCCTCAGCATCCTTATACGGTTGCGCTTTTAAAATCGTTCCCCAACCTGAATACGCACAGGGGCGAGAAGCTTACATCGATTGAGGGCACTCCCCCCGATCTAATCGCGCCTCCGCCCGGCTGCGCATTCGCACCGAGATGCGAATATGCGATGAAGGCGTGCGAATCCTTCGTACCTGAAGCTTTTGAACTCGGCAGTCATCACGAATGCTCCTGCTGGCTGCTCCATAAAGATGTTCCCGAGGATTTAAAACCTTCCTGGATGAGGAGGGCTGATCGATGA